A window of the Ostrea edulis chromosome 1, xbOstEdul1.1, whole genome shotgun sequence genome harbors these coding sequences:
- the LOC125659738 gene encoding uncharacterized protein LOC125659738, with the protein MSNYKIGVNLRVTENSNQGGRKYMEDNNCIQFVKNDEGGYEFAYFGIFDGHGGSEASKFVRDHLLKQIKKYDYFWDGDDEQILSAIRNGFLDTQELMWKEVGKWPRTASGHPSTSGTTGSIAIIKNSKLYIGHVGDSGVALGYDQIRKSENQSVNQIAGVMLTRDHKPDSPEEIKRIEKVGGQVVAKAGVQRVVWNRPNISNKGPVRRSTPIDKIPFLAVARSLGDLWSFNYQNNEYVVSPVPDVCVHELDPDIHRCLILGSDGLWNMMTAEAAAAMVADLEYHFEYKVIHDLNVPVSYWINPAEKLVQKALYKWRAKFMKADNTSCIVVLIDPLGPRKLSILKKKREEFHQNIVHEKSVPSSPVRTSPRKHENATKPEAVKSAKEDENKKKLSFSRNSTHSVTPKTVVSPVSTEKSKRSSIPTVGNSVLDDSIQANSVHFKANLVQGMCAKEKLSVSCSNVFAKFKGSKSDLDVNKSTQGVPITRARHHSGNVILQSHKSQKHLDQNQKPLRNQVFTASSLKDLSVLTDSLKPYQTNRVHIPEKNMKEVEPPISSCSLKDVQNFMDCGKSEIKVRTNSDMNQRANKRDASQKDLKVDNIIKDNSAECGGHFLRRHSVSALESKKASCVASKLRKVKRRSLRCRGQVENKVKASTSTIPGVKRKRNSNEDVPHTKRTCRR; encoded by the exons ATGTCTAATTACAAAATTGGAGTTAATTTAAGGGTGACAGAAAATAGCAATCAAGGTGGAAGAAAGTATATGGAAGATAATAATTGTAtacaatttgtcaaaaatgaCGAGGGCGGATATGAATTTGCATACTTTGGAATATTCGATGGCCATGGCGGTTCCGAAGCGTCAAAGTTTGTCCGTGATCATTTATTGAAGCAAATTAAGAAATACGATTACTTCTGGGATGGTGATGATGAACAGATTTTGTCCGCTATTAGAAATGGCTTTCTCGACACTCAAGAACTTATGTGGAAAGAAGTTG GTAAATGGCCGCGGACAGCCAGTGGTCATCCAAGTACTTCTGGCACTACAGGCAGCAtagcaataattaaaaattccAAGCTATACATTGGTCATGTTGGTGATTCTGGGGTCGCCCTTGGGTATGACCAAATCAGAAAGTCTGAAAACCAATCAGTTAACCAAATTGCTGGAGTTATGCTGACGagg gaTCACAAACCAGATAGCCCAGAGGAGATAAAGAGGATTGAAAAGGTCGGAGGTCAGGTGGTAGCCAAAGCTGGAGTCCAGCGAGTAGTGTGGAACCGCCCAAACATCAGCAACAAGGGCCCAGTGCGAAGGAGTACCCCGATCGACAAGATACCATTCCTAGCCGTAGCAAGAAGTTTAG gtGATTTATGGAGCTTCAATTATCAGAACAATGAGTATGTCGTTTCTCCTGTTCCGGACGTCTGTGTTCATGAGCTGGATCCAGATATTCACAGGTGCCTAATCTTGGGTTCAGACGGATTGTGGAACATGATGACAGCAGAGGCGGCGGCTGCCATGGTGGCAGACTTGGAGTACCACTTTGAATACAAAGTTATCCATGATTTG AATGTACCTGTGTCTTACTGGATAAATCCAGCAGAAAAACTCGTTCAAAAAGCTCTGTACAAATGGCGGGCTAAATTTATGAAAGCTGACAATACAAGTTGTATTGTGGTGTTGATTGATCCACTTGGACCCAGAAAACTCTCCATTCTCAAGAAGAAGAGGGAGGAATTTCACCAGAATATAGTACATGAGAAAAGTGTTCCTTCTTCTCCAGTTAGGACTTCTCCAAGGAAACACGAAAATGCTACAAAGCCAGAGGCAGTGAAGAGTGCTAAAGAAGACGAGAACAAGAAGAAATTGTCATTCAGTCGAAATAGCACGCACAGTGTGACCCCAAAAACAGTTGTCTCTCCTGTCTCAACAGAAAAATCCAAACGGTCCTCCATACCCACCGTGGGTAATTCTGTACTAGATGACAGTATTCAAGCTAACAGTGTCCATTTCAAAGCAAATCTGGTGCAAGGAATGTGTGCCAAAGAGAAGCTCAGTGTGAGCTGCTCTAATGTGTTTGCAAAATTCAAAGGTAGCAAATCGGACTTGGATGTGAATAAATCCACACAGGGTGTTCCAATCACAAGAGCAAGACATCACTCTGGAAATGTGATCCTTCAGTCACATAAATCACAAAAACATCTAGATCAAAACCAAAAACCATTGAGAAACCAGGTTTTTACTGCATCATCATTGAAAGATCTTTCTGTGCTGACAGACAGCTTAAAACCTTACCAGACAAACCGAGTTCACATACCAgagaaaaatatgaaagaaGTGGAACCTCCAATCTCTTCCTGCAGTCTCAAAGATGTACAGAATTTCATGGATTGTGGCAAAAGTGAAATTAAGGTGCGAACAAATAGTGATATGAATCAAAGAGCAAACAAAAGGGATGCAAGTCAAAAAGATTTGAAAGTGGACAATATTATAAAGGATAATTCTGCAGAATGTGGGGGGCATTTTCTGCGAAGACATTCTGTCAGTGCATTGGAAAGTAAAAAGGCATCATGTGTCGCCTCAAAACTGAGAAAGGTGAAGCGTAGGTCCTTGCGGTGTCGAGGTCAAGTAGAGAACAAGGTCAAAGCAAGCACATCAACAATCCCTGGTGTGAAGCGGAAAAGAAACAGTAACGAAGATGTACCTCACACAAAGAGGACGTGCCGGAGATAG